The Xanthomonas sontii genome contains a region encoding:
- the kdpC gene encoding potassium-transporting ATPase subunit KdpC, translated as MTVSSVSLREPMRWRAVLVLPLLVLASAALYSLLATVLAGALFPEQANGSLRSHDGRVVGSVLVAQPFAAAGYFQPRPSGAKYDPMSAAGSNQARSNPDLRKRLDATRQAVAAREGIDPAQVPDDLITQSGSGMDPDISVDAAHIQVARVAAARGLSPQTVAALVAAQTQPRQFGVLGEPRVNVLALNLALDAGNGETGIGNGQKQEQQR; from the coding sequence ATGACCGTGTCTTCCGTTTCCCTTCGCGAACCGATGCGCTGGCGCGCCGTGCTGGTGCTGCCGCTGCTGGTGCTCGCGTCCGCGGCGCTGTACTCGTTGCTGGCCACCGTGCTGGCCGGCGCGCTGTTCCCCGAGCAGGCCAATGGCAGCCTGCGCAGCCACGATGGCCGCGTGGTCGGCTCGGTGCTGGTGGCGCAGCCGTTCGCCGCCGCCGGCTACTTCCAGCCACGTCCATCCGGCGCCAAGTACGATCCGATGTCGGCGGCCGGCAGCAACCAGGCGCGCAGCAACCCCGACCTGCGCAAGCGCCTGGACGCCACCCGCCAGGCGGTGGCCGCGCGCGAAGGCATCGACCCGGCGCAGGTGCCGGACGATCTGATCACCCAGTCCGGCAGCGGCATGGACCCGGACATCAGCGTGGACGCGGCGCACATCCAAGTGGCGCGCGTGGCCGCGGCGCGCGGCCTGTCGCCGCAGACCGTCGCCGCCCTGGTCGCCGCGCAGACCCAGCCGCGCCAGTTCGGCGTGCTGGGGGAGCCGCGGGTGAACGTGCTGGCGCTGAATCTGGCATTGGATGCCGGGAATGGGGAAACGGGAATCGGGAATGGGCAAAAGCAGGAGCAACAGCGGTAA
- the kdpB gene encoding potassium-transporting ATPase subunit KdpB encodes MASAPARRPGLFDAAALRAALRDSVLKLSPRHLLGSPVMAVVFAGTLLSALITVSGQGPAGFGWAVTAILLVTVLFGNFAEAVAEARGRGQAASLRRARKDLVARRVASVRLDAETSVPAAELRPGDLVVVSAGELIPADGEIVHGLATINEAAVTGESAPVLREAGTDRSGVIGGTKVLSDEILVKVTAEPGHSFLDRMIALVEGANRQKTPNEIALTMLLAAMTLTFLIVVASLPAIAGFVGVHVDPLLLIALLVCLIPTTIGGLLPAIGIAGMNRALSANVLAKSGKAVEVAGDVDVLLLDKTGTITHGDRQATVFHALSGVDVAQLREAAMLSSLADPTPEGKSIVRLAREQGLPPADPAGAEFVAFTAQTRMSGVDLPANGMQPPRSIRKGAADALIRHVTALGGQVPAELKSRVEQVARSGATPLVVAEGRHVLGVVELSDVVKHGVREKFARLRAMGVKTVMITGDNPLTAAAIAAEAGVDDYIAEATPEDKLARIRQEQAGGRLVAMVGDGTNDAPALAQADVGLAMNSGTQAAKEAGNMVDLDSDPAKLLAVVEVGKQQLITRGALTTFSLANDVSKYFAILPALFAASIPQMAALNVMRLSSPINAVLAALIFNALVIPALIPLALRGVRFTPSSATSLLRRNMLIYGVGGVLLPFVGIKAIDLLLVALG; translated from the coding sequence ATGGCCTCCGCACCGGCACGCCGGCCCGGGCTGTTCGACGCCGCCGCGCTGCGTGCGGCGCTGCGCGACAGCGTGCTGAAGCTGTCGCCGCGGCACCTGCTGGGCAGCCCGGTGATGGCCGTGGTGTTCGCCGGCACGCTGCTGTCGGCGCTGATCACCGTGTCCGGCCAGGGCCCGGCCGGCTTCGGCTGGGCGGTGACCGCGATCCTGCTGGTCACCGTGCTGTTCGGCAATTTCGCCGAGGCGGTGGCCGAGGCCCGCGGCCGCGGTCAGGCTGCGTCGCTGCGGCGCGCACGCAAGGACCTGGTGGCGCGCCGGGTCGCCAGTGTGCGGCTGGACGCCGAGACCAGCGTGCCCGCCGCCGAACTGCGCCCGGGCGACCTGGTGGTGGTGTCGGCCGGCGAGCTGATCCCGGCCGATGGCGAGATCGTGCACGGCCTGGCCACCATCAACGAGGCCGCGGTCACCGGCGAATCGGCGCCGGTGCTGCGCGAGGCCGGCACCGACCGCTCCGGCGTCATCGGCGGCACCAAGGTGCTGTCCGACGAGATCCTGGTGAAGGTCACCGCCGAGCCGGGCCACAGCTTCCTGGACCGGATGATCGCGCTGGTGGAAGGCGCCAACCGGCAGAAGACGCCGAACGAGATCGCGCTGACCATGCTGCTGGCGGCGATGACCCTAACCTTCCTGATCGTGGTCGCCTCGCTGCCGGCGATCGCCGGCTTCGTCGGCGTGCACGTGGATCCGCTGCTGCTGATCGCGCTGCTGGTGTGCCTGATCCCGACCACCATCGGCGGGTTGCTGCCGGCGATCGGCATCGCCGGCATGAACCGCGCGCTGTCGGCCAACGTGCTGGCCAAGTCGGGCAAGGCGGTGGAAGTGGCCGGCGACGTCGACGTGCTGCTGCTGGACAAGACCGGCACCATCACCCACGGCGATCGCCAGGCCACCGTGTTCCATGCGCTGAGCGGCGTGGACGTGGCGCAGCTGCGCGAGGCGGCGATGCTGTCGTCGCTGGCCGACCCGACCCCGGAAGGCAAGTCGATCGTGCGCCTGGCGCGCGAGCAGGGCCTGCCGCCGGCCGATCCGGCGGGCGCCGAGTTCGTCGCCTTCACCGCGCAGACCCGCATGTCCGGCGTCGACCTGCCGGCCAACGGCATGCAGCCGCCGCGGTCGATCCGCAAGGGCGCCGCCGATGCGTTGATCCGCCACGTCACCGCGCTGGGCGGGCAGGTGCCGGCGGAGCTGAAGAGCCGCGTCGAGCAGGTCGCGCGCAGCGGCGCCACGCCGTTGGTGGTGGCCGAGGGCCGGCACGTGCTGGGCGTGGTCGAGCTGTCGGACGTGGTCAAGCACGGCGTGCGCGAGAAGTTCGCACGGCTGCGCGCGATGGGCGTCAAGACGGTGATGATCACCGGCGACAACCCGCTCACCGCCGCGGCCATCGCCGCCGAGGCCGGCGTCGACGACTACATCGCCGAGGCCACGCCCGAGGACAAGCTGGCGCGCATCCGCCAGGAGCAGGCCGGCGGACGCCTGGTGGCGATGGTCGGCGACGGCACCAACGACGCGCCGGCGCTGGCCCAGGCCGACGTCGGCCTGGCGATGAACTCCGGCACTCAGGCGGCCAAGGAGGCCGGCAACATGGTCGATCTGGATTCGGATCCGGCCAAGCTGCTGGCGGTGGTGGAAGTGGGCAAGCAGCAGTTGATCACCCGCGGCGCGCTGACCACGTTCTCGCTGGCCAACGACGTGTCCAAGTACTTCGCGATCCTGCCGGCGCTGTTCGCCGCTTCGATCCCGCAGATGGCCGCGCTGAACGTGATGCGCCTGTCCAGCCCGATCAACGCGGTGCTCGCCGCGCTGATCTTCAATGCGCTGGTGATCCCGGCGCTGATCCCGCTGGCGCTGCGTGGCGTGCGCTTCACCCCGTCCTCGGCGACCTCGCTGCTGCGCCGGAACATGCTGATCTACGGCGTGGGCGGCGTGCTGCTGCCGTTCGTCGGGATCAAGGCCATCGATCTGCTGCTGGTGGCGCTGGGCTGA